A stretch of the Campylobacter concisus genome encodes the following:
- a CDS encoding formate dehydrogenase subunit alpha, with translation MPHSNAVGRRSFLKMAALAGVAGGMSELAASGVTRSATKEEMANPFPNSKIVKTVCTVCSVGCGVRAEVENGVWVRQEVAQDHPVSAGGHCCKGSDVIDMVRSHCRVKYPMKKVGGKWKRISYKDALDEIGAKLKAYREKNPEQVMFLGSAKDCNEQSYYISKFVAMFGTNNLDHQARLUHSSTVAGVANTWGYGAMTNHLGDIQNAKSIFIVGANPAVNHPVGFRHFLKAKENNGAKLIVVDPRYTRTAAKADYFAQIRTGTDIPFMYGMMNIIFQNGWEDKEFINDRVYGMDLIRQEAAKWTPEVVADVCGIKKETLLEITEVYAKNRPGSVVWAMGLTQHTIGSSNTRIAPILQLVLGNMGVSGGGCNILRGHDNVQGATDMANLPTELPGYYPKNEANWKYFAKMWKVDFEWLQKNFVKPEMMFKPGFTLSKWWAGVLDGKNGNEAVDNAGDSIKALVVIGNGITSTAQQVKVKEGLDALELLVLVDPFVNDAGVITDKKDDVYILPAATQFETSGTVVATNRSGQWRSQVVEPLFESMPDHEILFELAKRLGYYDELTRTIRDAEGKIEWPEVATREIANIIKTIGMTGWTPERLKKHQENWDKFDEKTSLGKPGTVVEGEYYGLPWPCWTEDHPGSPILYDINKSVRQGGMGFRNRFGLEHNGVSQLAADGSAPVDSFVKGGYPEIKKDNIEKVLGITLTEDEKAKIGGSWIHDDSNIIAKKCMEKNIAPYGNARARTIVWTFADQIPLHREPLHTPRFDLAEKYPSFEDKKLQNRVDTKFKSVQLAKDYSKEFPIILTTARLVNFSGAGMETRASMYLSRLTPEMFADIHPELAAKHGIKNWDFIWVHSPEGTKVKVRARVVPSVKPDTIFMPFHYAGYMQGVDMTGNFPEGTKPYAVGESANTVTNYGYDINTQIPETKSGLCRIEKA, from the coding sequence ATGCCCCACTCAAACGCAGTCGGGCGAAGATCGTTTTTAAAAATGGCCGCGCTAGCAGGCGTAGCGGGCGGCATGAGCGAGCTGGCTGCTAGCGGCGTAACTAGAAGCGCCACAAAAGAAGAGATGGCAAATCCGTTTCCAAACTCTAAAATCGTAAAAACCGTTTGTACGGTTTGCTCCGTTGGATGCGGAGTGCGCGCCGAGGTAGAAAACGGCGTTTGGGTACGCCAAGAAGTAGCCCAAGATCACCCGGTAAGCGCGGGCGGCCACTGCTGTAAGGGCAGCGACGTCATCGATATGGTGCGCTCTCACTGCCGCGTGAAATACCCGATGAAAAAAGTAGGCGGCAAATGGAAACGCATCAGCTACAAAGACGCGCTTGACGAGATCGGCGCCAAATTAAAAGCGTATCGCGAGAAAAACCCTGAACAAGTGATGTTTCTAGGCTCTGCAAAAGATTGCAACGAACAAAGCTATTATATAAGCAAATTCGTAGCGATGTTCGGGACTAATAACCTAGATCACCAAGCCCGTCTTTGACACAGCTCTACAGTCGCCGGTGTGGCGAATACTTGGGGTTACGGAGCTATGACAAATCATCTTGGAGATATCCAAAACGCGAAGTCTATCTTTATAGTGGGCGCAAATCCGGCGGTAAATCACCCGGTTGGCTTTAGGCATTTTTTAAAAGCGAAGGAAAATAACGGCGCGAAGCTGATCGTGGTCGATCCAAGATATACGAGAACTGCTGCTAAGGCTGATTATTTCGCTCAAATTCGCACCGGCACGGATATACCTTTTATGTACGGCATGATGAATATCATCTTTCAAAACGGCTGGGAAGATAAGGAATTTATAAACGACCGCGTCTACGGTATGGATCTGATCCGCCAAGAGGCTGCCAAATGGACGCCCGAAGTCGTAGCCGATGTTTGCGGGATAAAAAAAGAGACGCTTCTTGAAATAACCGAAGTTTACGCTAAAAACCGCCCGGGATCGGTCGTTTGGGCGATGGGTCTAACTCAGCACACCATAGGCAGCTCAAACACTCGTATAGCTCCGATCTTGCAACTAGTACTGGGAAATATGGGCGTATCGGGCGGAGGCTGTAATATCCTGCGCGGTCACGACAACGTTCAGGGTGCGACGGATATGGCGAATTTGCCGACCGAGTTACCCGGATACTATCCAAAAAACGAGGCCAACTGGAAATACTTCGCTAAGATGTGGAAGGTCGATTTTGAATGGCTCCAAAAGAATTTCGTTAAGCCTGAAATGATGTTTAAGCCCGGATTTACGCTATCAAAATGGTGGGCGGGCGTGCTTGACGGTAAAAACGGCAACGAAGCCGTAGATAATGCCGGCGACAGTATAAAAGCCTTAGTGGTAATCGGCAACGGTATCACATCAACCGCGCAACAAGTAAAAGTAAAAGAAGGCCTAGATGCGCTTGAGCTTTTAGTGCTGGTAGATCCTTTCGTAAACGATGCCGGCGTGATAACTGACAAAAAAGACGACGTCTACATACTGCCTGCGGCGACGCAGTTTGAAACCAGCGGTACGGTCGTAGCGACAAACCGCAGCGGCCAGTGGAGAAGCCAGGTCGTAGAGCCTCTCTTTGAGAGTATGCCCGATCACGAAATTTTATTTGAGCTTGCCAAAAGGCTAGGCTACTATGACGAGCTAACGCGCACGATCAGAGACGCCGAAGGTAAGATCGAGTGGCCTGAGGTCGCTACGCGCGAGATCGCAAATATAATAAAAACTATCGGCATGACGGGCTGGACTCCGGAAAGGCTCAAAAAGCACCAAGAAAACTGGGATAAATTTGACGAAAAAACAAGTCTAGGAAAACCGGGCACCGTAGTCGAAGGCGAATACTACGGCTTGCCGTGGCCGTGCTGGACGGAGGATCATCCGGGCAGCCCGATACTTTACGATATAAACAAGTCCGTTAGGCAAGGCGGTATGGGTTTTAGAAACCGCTTCGGCTTAGAGCATAACGGAGTTAGCCAATTAGCCGCAGACGGTAGCGCGCCCGTAGATTCGTTTGTCAAAGGCGGATATCCGGAGATCAAAAAAGATAACATCGAAAAGGTGCTAGGCATCACGCTAACCGAGGATGAAAAGGCTAAAATAGGCGGCAGCTGGATACATGACGATAGTAATATCATCGCTAAAAAATGCATGGAGAAAAACATCGCTCCGTACGGTAACGCGCGAGCTAGGACGATCGTTTGGACTTTTGCGGATCAAATTCCTCTTCACAGAGAGCCGCTGCATACGCCTAGATTTGATCTAGCGGAGAAGTATCCGAGCTTTGAGGATAAGAAACTTCAAAACCGCGTCGATACAAAATTTAAATCCGTCCAGCTAGCAAAGGACTACTCAAAAGAATTTCCTATTATCCTCACGACGGCTCGCCTCGTAAATTTTAGCGGCGCGGGCATGGAGACGAGAGCTAGTATGTATCTAAGCCGCTTGACGCCTGAGATGTTTGCGGATATCCACCCTGAACTTGCGGCTAAACACGGCATTAAAAACTGGGATTTCATCTGGGTTCATTCGCCTGAAGGTACCAAGGTTAAGGTGCGCGCCAGAGTAGTACCGTCCGTTAAACCCGACACCATCTTTATGCCGTTTCATTATGCGGGTTATATGCAAGGCGTTGATATGACGGGTAATTTCCCGGAAGGCACCAAGCCTTATGCGGTAGGCGAGAGCGCAAATACCGTCACTAACTATGGATATGATATAAACACTCAGATTCCTGAAACCAAAAGCGGTCTATGCCGCATAGAAAAGGCGTAA
- a CDS encoding twin-arginine translocation signal domain-containing protein yields MQKNRREFLKKAGLVGAAAATAGVATAAASNLKYGKSKKTEVLYKRSKNWDLYYEQAK; encoded by the coding sequence ATGCAAAAAAATAGGCGAGAATTTTTAAAAAAGGCGGGGCTAGTCGGCGCGGCAGCGGCTACGGCCGGAGTAGCGACGGCAGCGGCGTCAAACCTAAAATACGGTAAAAGCAAAAAGACCGAAGTGCTTTATAAAAGAAGCAAAAACTGGGATCTATACTACGAACAAGCGAAATAA
- a CDS encoding TorD/DmsD family molecular chaperone has product MTSKGEFAAGRGLYYSLFSRFFVFSQEADRFSGVNAMLGLASAHALNEESAAAIMRIQAKFDEKNSQNLADEFDEIFHALPSPLRNSLSYYDEGYEVGHACAKVRKILARTDIRRDEAKFKENEDNVGFVFALMSEFIARESELELYGELEEQLFKEIINPNIDEFINDLFNHESSEIYKDVAVLLQRFIEFERVVLSAPRPINQGENKKTLDGVSRSEAIRRQKNRVRKIKAMEEENAKK; this is encoded by the coding sequence ATGACTAGCAAGGGCGAATTTGCGGCGGGACGTGGGCTTTACTACTCGCTATTTTCGCGTTTTTTCGTTTTTAGCCAAGAAGCCGATAGATTTAGCGGCGTAAACGCGATGCTAGGCCTTGCCTCGGCGCACGCTCTAAACGAGGAATCGGCCGCCGCGATAATGCGCATACAGGCAAAATTCGACGAGAAAAATTCGCAAAATTTAGCGGATGAATTCGATGAAATTTTCCACGCTCTGCCAAGTCCGCTTAGAAACTCGCTGTCCTACTACGACGAGGGCTACGAGGTCGGACACGCCTGCGCAAAAGTGCGTAAAATTTTAGCCCGCACAGACATTAGGCGCGACGAGGCTAAATTTAAAGAAAACGAAGACAACGTGGGTTTCGTGTTTGCGCTAATGAGCGAATTTATCGCGCGAGAGAGCGAGCTGGAGCTATACGGCGAGCTTGAGGAGCAGCTTTTTAAAGAGATCATAAACCCAAACATCGACGAGTTTATAAATGATCTTTTTAACCACGAAAGCAGCGAAATTTATAAAGACGTCGCAGTGCTTTTGCAAAGATTTATAGAGTTTGAGCGCGTAGTTTTAAGCGCGCCCCGCCCTATAAATCAAGGCGAAAACAAAAAAACTTTGGACGGAGTTTCAAGATCTGAGGCCATAAGAAGACAAAAAAACCGAGTGAGAAAGATAAAAGCTATGGAGGAAGAAAATGCAAAAAAATAG
- the tupC gene encoding tungstate ABC transporter ATP-binding protein TupC, whose protein sequence is MINVRNLRLNYGTSEILNIPRLDIDVSKITALTGGNGSGKSTLMRVMSFLQKPTSGEVRLWGSSAPSLNLLREVSVLLPEPALLKRSVRENFRAVLKSRGVLAEFEQRASEALNLVGLDERFLSKRHFELSSGQTQRISFALNLALRSRLYLLDEPTNSVDVGTSKLFGKAVLYMRQRYGCGFVIASHDDKWLSAVAEENVFLHKGRVCEFEYKNVFDSRDGVLKFDENASVNLPQNLRNAVKIAVNPSKITLSKTPIDGYLGGILHSVSLYLGKELLVKIKVGDFLIKTLAANSQNFRVGENIYFKFDEEAFLGLE, encoded by the coding sequence GTGATAAACGTTAGAAATTTACGCCTAAACTACGGTACGAGCGAGATTTTAAACATCCCGCGCCTTGATATCGACGTTAGCAAAATCACCGCGCTAACTGGCGGCAACGGCAGCGGCAAAAGCACGCTGATGCGAGTGATGTCGTTTTTGCAAAAGCCCACTAGCGGCGAAGTGCGGCTGTGGGGGAGTAGCGCGCCGAGTCTAAATTTACTGCGCGAAGTTAGCGTTTTGTTGCCCGAACCCGCGCTTTTAAAACGCTCCGTGAGGGAAAATTTTAGAGCCGTTTTAAAAAGCCGCGGAGTGCTAGCTGAATTTGAACAAAGGGCGAGCGAGGCGTTAAATTTGGTCGGGCTTGACGAGCGCTTTTTAAGCAAGCGCCACTTTGAGCTTAGCTCGGGACAGACGCAGCGCATTAGCTTTGCGTTAAATTTGGCGCTTAGATCGCGTCTATATTTACTCGACGAGCCGACAAATAGCGTGGACGTGGGTACTTCAAAGCTTTTTGGCAAGGCGGTGCTTTACATGCGGCAAAGATACGGCTGCGGCTTTGTGATCGCTAGCCACGACGACAAATGGCTAAGCGCGGTCGCCGAAGAAAACGTCTTTTTGCACAAGGGCCGCGTGTGCGAATTTGAATACAAAAATGTATTTGACTCGCGGGACGGGGTTTTAAAATTTGACGAAAATGCGAGCGTAAATTTGCCGCAAAATTTACGTAACGCCGTAAAGATCGCCGTAAATCCAAGCAAAATAACGCTAAGCAAAACGCCGATAGATGGGTATTTGGGCGGCATCTTGCACTCGGTTTCGCTCTATCTTGGCAAAGAGCTTTTGGTGAAAATCAAAGTCGGCGACTTTTTGATTAAAACGCTGGCGGCGAATTCGCAAAATTTTAGAGTCGGCGAAAATATTTATTTTAAATTTGACGAGGAAGCGTTTTTGGGGCTTGAGTGA
- the tupB gene encoding tungstate ABC transporter permease TupB: protein MDFLLNGFLEAFRLLFSGDEETYSAIRATLYTSSVSIFFAILVGFPLGFTLGFYDFRGRRVLRLLSDTALAMPTVAIGLILYAFITRNGPFGEFGLLFTLKAVMLGQFVLALPIIVSLSASVVENMDKKHYLTILNLRLSASRLVGCVLYELRYALMVVVATAYGRIVAEVGVAMMIGGNIKYFTRTITTAVSLETNKGEFAMGIALALVLIFIAFAVNLTIHALKRLDK from the coding sequence TTGGATTTTTTATTAAACGGATTTTTGGAGGCCTTTAGGCTGCTTTTTAGCGGCGACGAGGAGACGTATTCGGCGATCAGGGCGACGCTTTACACTTCGAGCGTCTCGATATTTTTTGCGATTTTAGTCGGCTTTCCGCTTGGATTTACGCTGGGATTTTACGATTTTCGCGGACGGCGAGTATTACGATTGCTTAGCGATACGGCGCTTGCGATGCCGACAGTTGCGATCGGGCTTATTTTATACGCGTTTATCACGCGAAACGGCCCGTTTGGCGAGTTTGGACTGCTTTTTACGCTAAAGGCCGTGATGCTCGGCCAGTTCGTGCTGGCTCTGCCTATCATCGTCTCGCTAAGCGCTAGCGTCGTGGAAAATATGGACAAAAAGCACTATCTAACCATCCTAAATTTACGTCTGAGCGCATCTAGGCTCGTTGGCTGCGTGCTGTACGAGCTGAGGTATGCTCTGATGGTGGTCGTAGCGACGGCGTACGGGCGTATCGTGGCCGAGGTCGGCGTGGCGATGATGATCGGCGGAAATATCAAATACTTCACTCGCACGATTACTACTGCAGTGTCGCTGGAGACGAACAAGGGCGAGTTTGCGATGGGTATCGCGCTTGCGTTGGTACTTATCTTTATCGCATTTGCCGTAAATTTGACGATACACGCGCTAAAAAGGCTGGATAAATGA
- the tupA gene encoding tungstate ABC transporter substrate-binding protein TupA gives MKKVILGSLIASVLAFAGDSELIMATTTSTDNTGLLDAIYPAYKAKTGVDIKWTAVGTGAALKLGENCDADILFVHSPKVEKEFVEKGFGVERKAVMYNDFVVIADKSIADKFKGKDIKESFELIKKENIKFFSRGDKSGTDNKEKGIWKKIIGEVPEKDGWYMQTGQGMLATINAAAEQKGVTFTDRGTYIKYEDTKKGAPEMVIINEGDNDLKNFYSLIAVNPKHCAKADIENANKFIEWATSEEGQKFIGDFKLLNKPLFTPDANTRKN, from the coding sequence ATGAAAAAAGTAATATTAGGCTCGCTAATCGCGAGCGTTTTGGCGTTTGCGGGCGATAGCGAACTCATCATGGCTACCACCACCAGCACCGATAACACGGGGCTACTAGACGCGATCTACCCTGCGTATAAGGCAAAAACCGGCGTCGATATCAAATGGACGGCGGTAGGCACCGGAGCAGCCTTGAAACTCGGCGAAAACTGCGATGCGGACATACTTTTCGTGCATTCGCCAAAAGTTGAGAAAGAATTCGTAGAAAAAGGCTTTGGCGTCGAGAGAAAAGCCGTAATGTACAATGATTTCGTCGTTATCGCCGATAAATCTATCGCCGATAAATTTAAAGGCAAAGACATAAAAGAGAGCTTTGAGCTGATCAAAAAAGAGAATATCAAATTTTTCTCTCGCGGCGATAAATCAGGCACCGACAACAAAGAAAAAGGTATCTGGAAAAAAATCATCGGCGAAGTGCCTGAAAAAGACGGCTGGTACATGCAAACGGGCCAAGGCATGCTAGCTACTATCAACGCAGCAGCCGAGCAAAAGGGCGTAACGTTCACCGACCGCGGCACCTACATCAAGTACGAGGACACCAAAAAAGGCGCGCCTGAGATGGTTATCATCAACGAGGGCGACAACGACCTAAAGAACTTCTACTCGCTAATCGCGGTAAATCCGAAGCACTGCGCTAAGGCCGACATCGAAAACGCGAATAAATTTATCGAGTGGGCGACTAGCGAAGAGGGTCAGAAGTTTATCGGCGACTTTAAGCTGCTAAATAAGCCGCTTTTCACGCCTGATGCGAATACTCGCAAGAACTAA
- a CDS encoding aminotransferase class V-fold PLP-dependent enzyme → MANLDEIRKNIILKPGVHYFDFAASGLAYEPVEREIADVLKTYANTHSDSSSSAIITQRRYEGARESLKKLLGLDERFYLIACGQGATAAIKKFQELLGIYLPPATRSAIGEANLRAAQPPLVLVSPYEHHSNELSFREGLCDYMRVPLSESGEIDLLALERILKLNAGRRIIGSFSAASNVTGVISDYKKISELIRAAGGIVAFDCAALSSHANLDCDYFDAIFLSPHKLLGGPASCGLLAIKKELLGSDVPTFAAGGTVAYASREGHVFLKNPEQLEEGGTPPIIGLMRANLAYALRNEVGFEQIKNAEDELARLFERELAGIDEVINYAPKGAPRLPIISFNVRGVSAYDFAASLSNDFGIQTRAGVMCAGPYAHDLLGIKEGRMPESKPGFVRVSLHYTHTEQDVLYLVGAIKSCIKKHRDLWGEEKAMYEMFGGKI, encoded by the coding sequence ATGGCAAATTTAGACGAAATAAGAAAAAATATCATCCTAAAACCGGGCGTGCATTATTTTGATTTCGCGGCTTCCGGGCTTGCTTATGAGCCCGTAGAGCGCGAGATAGCAGATGTTCTCAAAACCTACGCCAACACACACTCCGACAGTAGCTCGAGCGCCATCATCACGCAGCGGCGCTACGAGGGCGCGCGCGAGAGCCTAAAAAAGCTGCTAGGCCTTGACGAGCGGTTTTATCTCATCGCCTGTGGGCAGGGTGCGACGGCAGCGATCAAGAAATTTCAGGAGCTGCTTGGCATCTACCTGCCGCCTGCAACCAGAAGCGCGATCGGCGAGGCAAATTTACGCGCCGCGCAGCCTCCGCTCGTGCTCGTTTCGCCGTACGAACACCACTCAAACGAGCTTAGCTTTCGCGAGGGGCTTTGCGACTACATGCGCGTGCCACTTAGTGAATCAGGCGAGATCGATCTGCTAGCGCTTGAGCGCATCCTGAAGCTAAATGCCGGACGCCGCATTATTGGCTCGTTTAGCGCCGCCTCGAACGTCACGGGCGTCATTAGCGACTATAAAAAGATCAGCGAGCTAATCAGAGCTGCGGGCGGCATCGTGGCCTTTGACTGCGCGGCGCTGAGTTCGCACGCAAATTTAGATTGTGACTATTTTGACGCGATTTTCCTCTCGCCGCATAAGCTATTAGGAGGGCCTGCTAGCTGCGGGCTTTTGGCGATTAAAAAAGAGCTGCTCGGTAGCGACGTGCCGACATTTGCCGCGGGCGGAACGGTCGCCTACGCTAGCCGCGAAGGGCACGTGTTTTTGAAAAATCCCGAGCAGCTAGAAGAAGGCGGTACGCCGCCTATTATCGGGCTTATGCGGGCAAATTTGGCTTACGCGCTGCGAAACGAGGTGGGCTTCGAGCAAATAAAAAACGCCGAGGACGAGCTCGCACGGCTTTTTGAGCGCGAGCTAGCAGGCATTGACGAGGTCATAAACTACGCTCCAAAGGGCGCGCCGCGACTGCCGATAATTTCCTTTAACGTGCGCGGCGTCTCGGCGTATGATTTCGCCGCGAGCCTTAGCAATGACTTCGGTATCCAGACGCGCGCGGGCGTGATGTGCGCGGGGCCGTACGCTCACGATCTGCTGGGTATCAAGGAGGGTCGCATGCCCGAGAGCAAGCCCGGCTTCGTGCGCGTGAGCTTGCACTACACGCACACCGAGCAAGACGTGCTATATCTAGTTGGCGCGATAAAATCCTGTATCAAAAAGCACCGCGATCTCTGGGGCGAGGAAAAGGCGATGTACGAGATGTTCGGCGGGAAAATTTAA
- a CDS encoding winged helix-turn-helix domain-containing protein yields MSEQIRELITKLLNPKGRLDCGAAFKIAAKLGVEIGEVSDEAEKMGVKIDNCELGQFGGLENGRGKYTVMTQLKQMTDEKGRILCKDARDAAGGVGLKTIRSTLKDYKIDVKYCQLGCFKEKKGKKMRVKTKTWIENDEGELIFGKGKTEVLDVIAEVGSISKAAEILGMNYKKCWTHLQILQKNLKEELFTTKQGGGENAGTTLNERAHELINAYRQLQNDIEDFADKRFKELFLKKDGEKKDSAKDDANDKKK; encoded by the coding sequence ATGAGTGAGCAAATCCGCGAACTGATAACAAAACTGTTAAATCCAAAGGGCAGGCTAGACTGCGGCGCGGCGTTTAAGATCGCCGCAAAGCTAGGCGTAGAGATCGGCGAGGTTAGCGACGAGGCCGAAAAAATGGGCGTAAAGATCGATAACTGCGAGTTGGGGCAGTTTGGCGGGCTGGAAAACGGACGCGGCAAATACACCGTGATGACGCAGCTAAAACAGATGACCGACGAAAAGGGCAGAATACTGTGCAAAGACGCTAGAGACGCGGCTGGGGGCGTGGGACTAAAGACGATCCGCTCGACGCTAAAAGACTATAAAATCGACGTAAAATACTGCCAGTTGGGGTGTTTTAAGGAGAAGAAAGGAAAAAAGATGAGAGTAAAAACCAAAACTTGGATAGAAAACGACGAGGGCGAGCTGATCTTCGGCAAGGGCAAAACCGAAGTCCTAGACGTCATCGCCGAGGTCGGCTCGATCTCAAAGGCCGCCGAAATCCTAGGCATGAACTATAAAAAATGCTGGACTCATCTGCAAATTTTGCAAAAAAATCTAAAAGAGGAGCTCTTTACCACCAAACAAGGCGGCGGCGAAAACGCCGGCACGACGCTAAACGAGCGCGCGCATGAGCTCATAAACGCCTATAGGCAGCTACAAAACGACATCGAGGACTTTGCGGATAAGCGCTTTAAGGAGCTGTTTTTGAAAAAAGACGGCGAGAAAAAGGACTCGGCCAAAGACGACGCAAACGATAAAAAGAAATAA
- the fdhD gene encoding formate dehydrogenase accessory sulfurtransferase FdhD, with protein MQPIFTTQITKFKGAQKSVVDDILVREIKLEIYINGKRFGALMATPTDQEALAAGYLISENLIASPEDIESIELSSDALSVRVKAKINEKRLEQFDEEKVIISGCGRSSTANIDPGAMAARSVKADVKFNKDEILRQMGQFYTQCELYEMTGCVHTAKLFVNGEQFYIGEDIAQHNTIDKAVGKAILAGAQLQNSFLMVSGRLSSEMVAKAVMHGIPVLVSRTAPTSLGVVIARKFNLTLCGFARGENINVYSGAERIYE; from the coding sequence ATGCAACCTATTTTTACGACCCAAATCACCAAATTTAAAGGCGCGCAAAAAAGCGTCGTTGATGATATTTTGGTGCGCGAGATCAAGCTTGAGATCTACATAAACGGCAAGCGTTTCGGCGCGCTCATGGCGACTCCGACCGATCAGGAGGCTCTAGCTGCTGGCTATCTCATCAGCGAAAATTTGATCGCAAGCCCTGAAGATATCGAGAGCATAGAGCTTTCAAGCGACGCTTTAAGCGTGCGGGTAAAGGCTAAAATCAACGAAAAGCGCCTCGAGCAGTTTGACGAAGAAAAGGTGATAATCAGCGGCTGTGGACGCAGCTCGACGGCAAATATCGACCCGGGGGCTATGGCGGCGCGCTCCGTAAAGGCCGACGTCAAATTTAACAAAGACGAAATTTTGCGCCAGATGGGGCAGTTTTACACGCAGTGCGAGCTTTACGAGATGACGGGCTGCGTGCATACGGCTAAGCTTTTCGTGAACGGAGAGCAGTTTTACATCGGCGAGGATATCGCTCAGCATAATACCATAGACAAAGCCGTCGGCAAAGCTATACTAGCCGGCGCGCAGCTGCAAAATTCGTTTTTGATGGTGAGCGGCAGGCTCAGCTCCGAAATGGTCGCAAAAGCCGTCATGCACGGCATCCCAGTGCTCGTCTCGCGTACAGCTCCGACTAGTCTTGGCGTCGTGATAGCGCGTAAATTTAACCTAACGCTGTGCGGCTTTGCTCGCGGCGAAAACATAAACGTGTATAGCGGCGCAGAGAGAATCTATGAGTGA
- a CDS encoding helix-turn-helix domain-containing protein has protein sequence MGTVNFREVLKEELKNPEFKAQYDALEDEYKAIEALIDARSEAGLTQSEVAKRMGITQSAVARIESGAYNIKYKTFFNYIKACGKRVAIV, from the coding sequence ATGGGAACCGTTAATTTTAGAGAAGTTTTAAAAGAAGAGCTAAAAAATCCGGAATTTAAAGCGCAATACGATGCGTTAGAGGACGAATATAAAGCCATAGAAGCTTTAATAGACGCCAGAAGCGAAGCCGGGCTAACTCAAAGCGAGGTAGCTAAAAGGATGGGCATAACCCAATCAGCCGTAGCTAGGATAGAAAGCGGAGCGTATAATATCAAGTATAAAACATTCTTTAACTACATAAAAGCTTGCGGTAAAAGAGTGGCGATAGTTTGA
- a CDS encoding type II toxin-antitoxin system RelE/ParE family toxin, which yields MWSVEFASEAIKDEFLELPTGLRQRGYKMFELLEARGNTLGEPYTKSLKDGLFEIRIKSDEGIARSIYCYEIGKKIIILLIFVKKTQKTPKSILNLAEQRLREFKDGNR from the coding sequence ATGTGGAGCGTAGAATTTGCAAGCGAAGCCATAAAAGACGAGTTCTTGGAGCTGCCGACCGGTCTCAGGCAAAGAGGTTATAAAATGTTCGAGCTCTTAGAGGCTAGGGGCAATACCTTAGGGGAGCCATACACCAAAAGCCTAAAGGACGGACTATTTGAGATACGTATAAAGTCGGATGAAGGAATAGCTAGAAGCATATATTGTTATGAAATCGGCAAAAAAATAATAATCCTGCTAATTTTTGTCAAAAAAACGCAAAAAACGCCAAAAAGCATACTAAATTTGGCGGAACAAAGATTAAGGGAGTTTAAAGATGGGAACCGTTAA